A single genomic interval of Gossypium raimondii isolate GPD5lz chromosome 11, ASM2569854v1, whole genome shotgun sequence harbors:
- the LOC105803060 gene encoding rho GTPase-activating protein 2, protein MTGLVMVTKGGGCGGGGGKGGAKGGVKSREEEQQNQISVLALLLAALRKSMVSCRVDSRDEVISSTLQHMEIGWPTNVRHITHVTFDRFNGFLGLPVEFQVEIPNRVPSASANVFGVSAESMQCSFDPKGNSVPTILLLMQERLYSQGGLKAEGIFRINPENGQEEHVRDQLNKGIVPDNIDVHCLAGLIKAWFRELPSGVLDGLSPEQVLRCNTEEESVDLVKQLKPTEAALLNWAVGLMADVVEEEESNKMNARNIAMVFAPNMTRMSDPLTALMHAVQVMNLLKTLIIKTLRKREETAMGGYSPMSSHSCDCPTDEEFDSQPEMDTSCELRGPTSDYDNTLYSNCSADEDEIEAEVESLGEIEECFVRQPDEHKSITHSFFEEVVDESQRDDSSPRSCSVRSIESGVSFTDKKNKSSALCIGNGENIGDTDMVDKLDEPTKWDTSSLSIAG, encoded by the exons ATGACTGGTTTAGTAATGGTGACAAAAGGGGGTGGTTGTGGTGGTGGCGGTGGGAAGGGAGGAGCTAAAGGAGGAGTTAAGAGCCGTGAGGAAGAGCAGCAGAACCAGATATCTGTCCTGGCGTTGCTTTTGGCTGCTTTGAGGAAATCCATGGTGTCTTGTCGTGTTGATTCCCGGGATGAAGTAATCTCTTCCACCCTTCAACATATGGAAATCGGGTGGCCAACCAACGTAAGACACATTACCCATGTTACCTTTGATCGTTTCAATGGCTTCTTGGGTCTTCCCGTCGAGTTCCAAGTTGAAATCCCCAATCGGGTTCCAAGTGCCAG TGCTAATGTGTTTGGGGTCTCAGCGGAATCAATGCAATGCTCATTCGATCCCAAAGGGAATAGCGTCCCCACTATACTGTTGTTGATGCAGGAGCGGCTTTATTCACAAGGGGGATTaaag GCGGAGGGGATTTTCCGGATAAATCCTGAGAATGGCCAAGAGGAGCATGTAAGGGATCAACTTAACAAGGGCATTGTGCCGGATAATATCGATGTCCATTGTCTTGCAGGCCTTATAAAAGCCTGGTTTCGAGAGCTTCCTTCAGGTGTTCTTGATGGACTTTCCCCTGAACAGGTTCTCCGATGCAATACGGAAGAAGAATCGGTCGACCTTGTGAAGCAGTTGAAGCCAACTGAAGCTGCACTGCTCAATTGGGCTGTTGGTCTTATGGCGGATGTTGTGGAGGAAGAGGAATCAAACAAAATGAATGCGAGAAATATTGCTATGGTTTTTGCTCCGAATATGACTCGG ATGTCTGATCCATTGACGGCTCTGATGCATGCTGTTCAAGTGATGAACTTGCTGAAGACCTTGATCATCAAAACGCTACGGAAACGTGAAGAGACGGCAATGGGAGGGTATTCACCGATGTCGTCTCATTCATGTGACTGTCCTACAGATGAGGAGTTCGATAGTCAGCCAGAGATGGATACGAGTTGCGAACTGAGAGGGCCAACATCCGATTATGATAACACCCTTTACAGTAACTGTAGTGCAGATGAAGATGAAATCGAAGCTGAAGTCGAGTCATTGGGTGAAATAGAGGAATGCTTCGTAAGGCAACCGGACGAGCATAAGAGCATCACACATAGTTTCTTTGAGGAAGTCGTGGACGAGTCACAGAGAGACGATTCAAGTCCAAGAAGTTGCTCGGTTCGCAGTATCGAATCTGGTGTTTCCTTTACAGATAAAAAGAACAAGAGTTCTGCCTTGTGTATAGGTAATGGTGAGAACATTGGTGACACGGATATGGTAGACAAACTAGATGAGCCTACAAAATGGGACACATCGTCTCTGTCTATTGCTGGCTGA